Part of the Ziziphus jujuba cultivar Dongzao chromosome 8, ASM3175591v1 genome is shown below.
TAATTTAACCATGGAAATGTTCTTTATAGTTCAAAAAAACTATGGAAATGATACCTATCGCGTCATGCCACAAGTGGTGCTAACAGTCTCTTTGCTTTAATGGcagaaagttttttaaaaaatattttatttttttatttttttttgaactatAAAGAATATTTCCTTGGTTACAGGATCAACAAGCACCAGATCAAACCATAAGGCAACACTGAAAGCGcagttacccaaaaaaataagctATAAAGAATATTTaggcaaaataatattttttgatatttaaaatttatatgagtAGAAAGAGTCCTAGAATTGTGAaacaaatctatttttttttataaaactattgttttgttttattttctttttctttcctcattaaactttttttttttttctttctcttatttgTTCCAAACacaatataattgaataatattttatttacttttcaaaGTCTAGATAGTACTACTACTGGGTGGGTTGGATGTCAGTTGAACCCCTTCTCATTTATGGTGCGCACACAtgcctccaaaaaaaaaaaaaaggaaactaatAAATTAGCGGTTTCATTAATTTCCGAAACTGTCGCCAGTTcataactacatatatatatatatatatggttggaCAGAAATGTCACCCATGTCTCGTGAATTTACGAGCTTCATATATGTTTTGTTTATGTAAAATTAACCAACATTCATTtgttatttacccaaaaaaaaatcatttgttACTAAAAATGAAAGCAAAAGAGCAAATATTTAACAACGAAGTTAAAAATAGCATAGTaccacattttatttttatgtaacttTTGCGATTGAGTTGTCACTCCTATAGTAAAGTGGATTTAAAGAAGTTCAatgaccttaaaaaaaaaaaaaaaaaaaaagagagagaaaagaaaagaaaagaaaaatccaatatcaaattgaattttttttttttccttacaaccatttttctaattaattaattattaaggaAATTCAACATTATCTTTCTAAGCATTTGCCAATCCAGAAGAATCTTAGAAAGCACTTGAACAAACATTTTCAATTCATAACATTTCCAATTCAGAGCACAAGCCAAAAGATCAATAaaccctcccaaaaaaaaaaaaaaaaggaaacaaagctAATATACATAACGCAAacgaaaatacatatatatatatatatattataaaatagtaaaattactatattatgtgtaattaattattatgtgtTGCAGCAAAACAGCCCAGTCACCTGACAAAGACTATACGACCCTGCGTTTGACGGTGGCTCTGAGAGGATCTTTCATAACCACCGTGAATTCCAATTTCCCGGAAAAATCCAACTTCTTTTCGGGCGGGTGTGGACTCCATTGAAACTCCTGCACCATTCTCGCCAAGAACAGGTAGACATGCACCGTGGCCATATTCAAACCGGGGCAGATCCTCCTTCCAACACCAAACGGCATCATTTTGACCCCCTTCACCCCAGTTATATCCGCGTCTTCCCTCCCTGAAACGAACCGTTCCGGGTCGAACTTTTCCGGGTCGGACCACAGCTTCGGATCCTCCGAGATGCCGGGGAGGAAGATTTCGACGTTGGCGTCGGTCGGGATGTCGTACCCACCCAGAGTCGCCGGTTCGGTGACGGCGTGCGTCAGCGAGAAGTACGTAGGAGGGTGTTTCCTTAGTAGCTCTTTGGTGACGGCTTGTAGGTACGGCATCTTCTCGACGTCGTTCTCGTCGATTTTCCGATCTCCGACGGTGGATTTGATCTCTTCATAGAGCTTTTCTTGGACGTCGGGGTTAGCGATTAACTGGGCCATCCCCCATTCGATCGCCGTTCCGGTGGTATCGGTCCCGCCGTTGATAAATTCCGAGCAAAGCGTCACCAATTCATGGTTCATAGGCGAAGATTTTCTCCCTTCGACTTTCAGATCGAACAGGGTGTCGAGGTAGGAAAACGACGTCGCTTTGTTATCGGATCCGGGCTTTTCCAAAGCTCTTTTACGCCTCTCGATGAATGGGGTCATATAATCGATTTGCATTTTTCTCACTTCGAGTACTCGTTTTCTTTGCTTGGAGAAAAAGGGGCTCAGAATTGGAAGATAATCGTCCATTCTCGGATCTAAGGTAATCAGGACGGTTTTCATTACCTGATCCATTTTCTCTACGGATTCCTCATCCATTTCGATTCCGAAGCACATTACCAATAGTATGTAAAAAGCTGCAAACCTTGCATTTTTCAGCACCCAAACGACGCCTTCATTACTCTCTGCTTCTGCTTCCAGTCTATCAATGAGTTTATCCATGGCGTTTTCTCTGACATCGCGGAATTCCTTTAGCCTACTCGAGCTGAGCATGTTCTGTACCATGTTCCTCCTAAGGGACCTCCAACAGGGACCGTAAATGGCAGCATTCACGGTGAACTTGTTGCAGCTGAAGATTGTTCTGGTTGGATTCTCTCTGGGTCGAGAAGCGAACAGAGCACCCTTTTCAATTAAAGCCTCATGAACAAGGTTCGCACCGCTTATTATAATCAAGGTTCTGCTACCCATTTTCAGTGTGAAAATGGGTCCGTATTTGACTTTGAGCTCTTCAACATATTGAAGGAATGGTTTCCCAGATCGAGCAAATTGGAAAAGGTTTCCAACAATTGGCCAGCCAGGAGGACCAGGAGGCAGATTGCGACGCTTGGATTTAGTTTTCTTGCTCAGCAAGAAAACCAAACCGGAGAGGAAGAAAGCTAAGATGGTGAAGAATATATGATAATaaggagaaagagaagaaggatAGGAGAAAAGGGAAGAAGCCATTGATGGGGATATATTTGGAGGAGAGAGACCAATTGGAGAGAGGGTTGAGAAAATGAACTAAAGAAGGAAGGTGCCAGAGAAAGGTATATGAAGGGAAAAGAGCATGAAATTGCAGGTGGGGTTAATTAAAGCTCTTTCAAAGTTTGCTTACCAGAAAAATTAGAAGTGGGTGTAGATAGTTAAATGCTAAAGCTTGGAACTTGTAGAAAAACCAGTGGGAAAGTAgaggaaaaaagagagagagagagagagagagagagtgagagagagagaaagaaaaagagagtgtgGAAAAAGGAATGGGACAAGTTAAGCGGCTGTGACAGGTACGTATGCCTTTATTGCATGCAACTACTACTGGAACCTTAAATGAAAGGAAATATAGTGGAAAAATACAGAACCCTAGAAATTAGGTGTGGCTCAAAATTTAAAGAAGgaaataatcaatatatatatatatatatacgtgtgtGTATTGGGTGATAAAAGAAGTTTCTGTAGACAGTTGAATTTTGTATATACAAGGATTTTGACTGTCGGTGACTTTTTTCCaccttattttaaaaatttatgttaaaaatagTCATTTGTTTAACTTGGTATTTTGGTTTGAAAACATgcttccaattaaaaaaaaaaaaaaaacacatacggAAACAATAATTTTCTACCAGGGTATTGTGGTTCACTTATTTGGGACGCCTGACTGACGcctaattaattacatataatttattatatctaATTAGTAGAGTAGGACATCCAACATTGGCTCGGTAACTTTTCCTTGCAAAATGAAAAAGTCCTACCAACATTAGCTCGGTTTGCAAATGAAAAAGTCATACCAACATTAGCTCGGTAACTTTTCCTTGCAAAATGAAAAGTTTATTTGTACACAATAAGCATGGAAATGAATTGTCATTGTAGAAAGCGACCTTTACCATGCCCCCCAGCAGCAATCAGGGGTTTTCACAGACCGTCTCTCAGTGGGTAGAGCTGTTGCCGGGTTTGTGAAAACGGTGAGCTCAAACAAATAAACAGcattatttgaaatataatattattattcgaGAACAAGCTCTATTGTATTGATTACAGATTAGTTAAGCTACTgattttcacacacacacacataaccacaaaaaagaaaaaagaaaaaaaaagaggtacttgaatatatatatatatatatatatatattatcagggACTAAATTAGGGTTTGAATCAAATgcaaataatttatatctatCCATATTTTGCAAATGATAAATAACGTTCAACACTGTAGACACAGTGCATAtatacattgtttttttttaattattattttttatcttactatttgttattaataataataattatcaatttatgtgataaattatttgataaattataattagatcatttaattctattattttttatacaaaaattttaaaaataaaatcctttaaTGAgaactatttaaattaataataacaaacaatatatata
Proteins encoded:
- the LOC107413183 gene encoding cytochrome P450 77A3, which codes for MASSLFSYPSSLSPYYHIFFTILAFFLSGLVFLLSKKTKSKRRNLPPGPPGWPIVGNLFQFARSGKPFLQYVEELKVKYGPIFTLKMGSRTLIIISGANLVHEALIEKGALFASRPRENPTRTIFSCNKFTVNAAIYGPCWRSLRRNMVQNMLSSSRLKEFRDVRENAMDKLIDRLEAEAESNEGVVWVLKNARFAAFYILLVMCFGIEMDEESVEKMDQVMKTVLITLDPRMDDYLPILSPFFSKQRKRVLEVRKMQIDYMTPFIERRKRALEKPGSDNKATSFSYLDTLFDLKVEGRKSSPMNHELVTLCSEFINGGTDTTGTAIEWGMAQLIANPDVQEKLYEEIKSTVGDRKIDENDVEKMPYLQAVTKELLRKHPPTYFSLTHAVTEPATLGGYDIPTDANVEIFLPGISEDPKLWSDPEKFDPERFVSGREDADITGVKGVKMMPFGVGRRICPGLNMATVHVYLFLARMVQEFQWSPHPPEKKLDFSGKLEFTVVMKDPLRATVKRRVV